CAGGAACGGATACCTGCTCTTCAATTGCGAGTCCAGGCCATAGACGTGCCCTGCTTTCATCAGGGCGAGGACCAGCAGGATGCTCATCCACACCACGTCGTGGTTCATCGCGCCGAAAAAGCCCAGGCCTTTGGCAAACCAGAAATTGATGACCAGGAACACACCAACATAAGCGGAGTAACGCGTTGCCAGGCCAAGGATCAGTCCGATTCCGAGCGCGGTTTCTCCGCAGGCGATGAGGTATGAAAACAGCCCGGCATTGGGCAGGACCACCGAGTCGATAAAGGCACGATAGAAGCCAAAGGTATTTTCCTGCGCGTTCAAAAACCCGGACATGCCATCGGCAAACCCTCCGCCGCGCTGTAACTTGCCATAGCCGTAGATCAGGAAAAAAACACCTGTATAGACGCGGAGAACCGCGAGAGGCCAGTGCGCCTTGTTGCCGACAAAGCCTGAAAGGTTTCCGTCAGTCATGATTTATTCCTTGTCTGTGGGGAAATCG
This DNA window, taken from Pseudomonadota bacterium, encodes the following:
- a CDS encoding DoxX family protein — its product is MTDGNLSGFVGNKAHWPLAVLRVYTGVFFLIYGYGKLQRGGGFADGMSGFLNAQENTFGFYRAFIDSVVLPNAGLFSYLIACGETALGIGLILGLATRYSAYVGVFLVINFWFAKGLGFFGAMNHDVVWMSILLVLALMKAGHVYGLDSQLKSRYPFLA